From Anopheles funestus chromosome 3RL, idAnoFuneDA-416_04, whole genome shotgun sequence, a single genomic window includes:
- the LOC125769143 gene encoding pendrin-like, which produces MPRPRNSNGVANPAYSRDGNETPERTGGRRSRPKISQVIVTRPHYQQEDLNDAFNYFKPKSNFYQEAMESMREMDTKTCLTGLFPIFQWLPEYSFPSDFIGDLISGLTVGVMHIPQGMGYALIANMPPITGIYTAFFPVFIYFLLGTSRHNSMGTLAVVSIMTGKVVYNHSGEGSNYTNLEVGTALCFLVGIIQLVMCLLRMGAASFLLSEALVSGFTTGAAVYVFTSQMKDILGVTLPPLGSRFEIVYTYYELGKRIPDTNLVNLAIAIVAVIILLINNEIIKPRLAKLCIIPIPIQLILVVSGTLLSIQYNLKENYGLKVVGTIPQGLPAPKLPNFDILPEIFMESITVAIVGYTVSVSLGIIFAKKENYEIGFNQELLALGAGNVFGSFFSCYPYAASLSRAAIQYLAGGKTQITGLVSCSLLAVVLLFVASFFQPLPRCVLASIIAVSVQGLLMQAKDLPKFWRQGFFDGVTWVLTFVSVVFISIDVGLLVGFALSVSSIFFRALKPYMCKMGNVPNSDVYLDITRYEGLIEHRGIKIIHYSGGLHFASRAVFKNNICQFLDINLTEETKRHKAPDFVEADDATKYLILDFTALSYIDPSAISTFKTFIKDLEVIDVQTLLAGCSPLVFEKMKKCNFIGGEENYVRTYPTIHDAVHYAQKQLRLRAGVVPHTIQEARL; this is translated from the exons ATGCCCCGTCCTCGCAACTCCAATGGAGTTGCCAATCCTGCCTACAGCCGTGATGGCAATGAAACACCAGAAAGGACTGGTGGCCGACGGTCGAGGCCCAAGATATCGCAGGTTATCGTCACCCGGCCACATTATCAGCAGGAGGATCTCAACGATGCCTTCAATTACTTCAAACCGAAGTCCAACTTTTACCAGGAAGCAATGGAAAGCATGCGCGAAATGGACACCAAAACGTGTCTTACTGGGCTATTTCCGATCTTTCAATGGCTTCCGGAGTATTCATTTCCCAGCGATTTCATTGGAGATCTCATCAGTGGCTTAACTGTTGGTGTCATGCATATACCGCAGGGGATGGGATATGCGCTTATAGCTAACATGCCTCCAATCACCGGAATCTATACAGCATTCTTTCCAGTATTTATTTACTTCCTTTTGGGCACGTCAAGACATAATTCCATGG GTACATTGGCCGTTGTTTCTATCATGACCGGTAAAGTTGTTTACAATCATTCTGGCGAGGGTTCCAACTACACAAACTTGGAGGTCGGAACTGCGTTGTGTTTTTTAGTCGGTATCATACAG CTTGTAATGTGTCTTCTGAGGATGGGTGCAGCATCATTTTTACTGTCCGAAGCATTGGTTTCCGGATTCACCACTGGGGCAGCCGTGTATGTGTTTACATCGCAAATGAAGGACATTTTAGGTGTTACGCTTCCACCGCTGGGCAGTagatttgaaattgtttat ACTTACTACGAGCTTGGGAAAAGAATACCTGATACGAATCTCGTTAATTTGGCTATAGCGATCGTTGCAGTCATTATTCTATTGAtcaataatgaaataattaag CCACGCCTAGCCAAACTGTGCATCATTCCGATTCCGATCCAGCTCATACTCGTTGTCAGTGGTACTCTGCTATCGATCCAGTATAatctaaaagaaaattatggaTTAAAAGTAGTTGGAACAATTCCCCAAGGGCTGCCGG CACCTAAACTTCCTAATTTCGATATACTACCGGAAATTTTCATGGAAAGTATCACTGTGGCGATCGTCGGGTACACCGTATCCGTATCGTTGGGAATAATTTTTGCTAAGAAAGAGAACTACGAAATCGGCTTCAACCAGGAATTGTTGGCACTGGGTGCCGGCAATGTATTTGGTTCGTTCTTCTCGTGCTACCCGTATGCAGCGTCACTGTCCCGAGCCGCGATCCAGTATTTGGCGGGtggaaaaacacaaattacTGGTCTCGTTTCATGCAGTTTACTTGCAGTGGTGTTACTGTTTGTTGCAtcctttttccaaccattaCCTCGGTGCGTTCTAGCCAGTATTATTGCCGTTTCGGTGCAAGGCTTGTTGATGCAAGCTAAAGATCTTCCAAAGTTCTGGCGCCAGGGTTTCTTCGATGGAGTAACCTGGGTGCTTACATTTGTATCGGTAGTGTTTATATCGATTGACGTTGGTTTGCTGGTCGGATTTGCACTCAGCGTTTCAAGCATCTTTTTCCGCGCACTCAAACCGTACATGTGCAAGATGGGCAATGTACCCAACTCGGATGTATACTTGGACATAACTCGCTACGAAGGG ttgATCGAGCATCGTGGTATCAAGATTATACATTACAGTGGAGGACTCCATTTCGCTTCACGTGCCGTGTTCAAAAACAACATATGCCAGTTTCTGGACATAAATCTAACCGAAGAAACGAAGCGACACAAAGCGCCAGATTTCGTAGAAGCGGACGATGCAACCAAATACCTCATCCTGGATTTTACTGCCCTCAGCTATATCGACCCGTCTGCCATCTccacatttaaaacattcattaaGGATCTGGAGGTAATCGATGTACAAACTCTCCTCGCAGGTTGCTCACCGTTGGTGTTTGAAAAGATgaagaaatgcaattttatCGGTGGTGAGGAAAATTATGTTCGCACTTATCCTACTATCCACGATGCCGTCCACTACGCTCAGAAGCAGTTGAGATTGCGCGCTGGTGTTGTGCCGCATACGATTCAAGAAGCACGATTATAA
- the LOC125769142 gene encoding choline transporter-like 2 isoform X2 has protein sequence MVCCGNGDTGIGEPLKHDPDFKGPLSKRSCTDLPCLFLFVTFLCAWGYVAHYAVQHGDLNRLLVPIDSDGRKCGVDSEVRDEPYLVFFNITECAKIDVPISGCSTTQVCVKQCPNEDFDFETANCNPFNLDEIRTKLICKQNVKKTDLKTCQIIREYIKADRCAQTVQKSTSLANRCVSNIPEGQCALVPKRVHQQPVASDKFQLSSEQCKEKRDLENILEEKIVKLQSFLARYVNNLISVVTNDNSVHQTSQMIVEDILESWRMILVFVACSVLASLILITMLRWIAKPMVWISIIGVIAALSYGVYYSFREYQSIRANPVAAHVNVSPNLSSLVNSWFKSDQTWLWILIALSVILIVLLLVVLVLRKRIVIAIALVKEGSKAVSASYSTVFFPLLPWILQAAVYLFALLVLLFLASIGDPVHKINGLNTSATCLCSNGYKEGDICDPVVFNENCKDTNRAYDQGRCIDAACHFQEVDTPTIVGYFHALNVIGFFWCICFVSAFSEMVLAFTFATWYWTRQKSRLPFFVLTRGVTRTILYHLGTLAFGSLIIAICKIIRAFLEYLDHKLKRYDNGVTRAILCCCRCFFWCLESFLKFLNTNAYIMCAIYGKNFCSSAKDAFSLLTRNVLRVIALDKVTGFLFFLSKLLLASGMAAITYTYFDSDLPKTPLNFPFVPAVFVFIGTYIIASIFFSVYSVAVDTLFLCFLEDIERNDGSAERPFVMSKGLLKILGKKQK, from the exons ATGGTCTGCTGTGGAAATGGCGATACAGGAATAG GCGAACCACTTAAACATGATCCTGACTTCAAAGGACCTTTATCGAAACGATCATGTACGGATCTTccctgtttgtttttatttgtcacTTTTCTTTGTGCTTGGGGTTATGTAGCACACTATG CTGTTCAACATGGCGACCTAAATCGACTGCTTGTGCCGATTGATTCTGATGGACGAAAATGTGGTGTTGATAGCGAAGTGCGCGACGAACCAtatcttgtgttttttaaCATAACCGAGTGTGCCAAAATTGATGTGCCAATTTCCGGATGTAGTACTACACAG GTGTGTGTTAAACAATGTCCAAATGAAGATTTTGATTTCGAAACCGCCAACTGCAATCCTTTCAATCTTGACGAGATTCGCACAAAATTAATATGCAAGCAAAACGTGAAAAAGACTGACTTAAAGACATGCCAAATTATACGAGAGTACATCAAAGCCGACAGATGCGCACAGACGGTTCAAAAGAGCACCTCCT TGGCAAATCGATGCGTATCTAACATTCCTGAAGGGCAATGTGCACTCGTGCCTAAGCGAGTTCATCAACAGCCGGTTGCCAGTGACAAATTTCAACTTTCATCTGAacaatgtaaagaaaaacgcGATCTCGAAAAcattttagaagaaaaaattgttaaactaCAATCCTTTCTGGCAAGATACGTCAATAATCTCATATCCGTTGTAACAAACGACAATAGCGTGCATcag ACAAGCCAAATGATTGTGGAAGATATTTTGGAATCGTGGCGTATGATATTGGTGTTCGTGGCATGCTCTGTGCTGGCTAGTTTAATCCTCATAACGATGCTTCGATGGATAGCGAAACCAATGGTTTGGATTTCAATTATCGGTGTAATTGCAGCACTCAGCTATGGAGTGTATTACAGCTTCCGAGAATATCAAAGCATTCGTGCCAATCCTGTTGCAGCACACGTAAATGTGTCTCCAAATCTTAGCTCATTGGTAAACTCTTGGTTCAAGTCGGATCAGACCTGGCTGTGGATACTTATTGCCTTATCGGTTATACTGATTGTGCTACTCCTGGTCGTGCTGGTTCTACGGAAGAGGATTGTTATAGCAATTGCGCTTGTGAAGGAAGGTAGCAA GGCTGTTAGTGCTAGTTACTCCACcgtatttttcccccttttgccATGGATACTGCAGGCTgcagtttatttgtttgctctgCTGGTACTGTTGTTTTTGGCGTCTATTGGCGATCCTGTGCATAAAATTAATGGGCTAAATACATCAGCTACTTGCCTGTGCAGCAACGGATACAAGGAAGGAGATATTTGTGATCCTGTCGTATTCAATGAAAATTGTAAAGATACTAACAGAGCGTATGACCAAGGTCGATGCATTGATGCTGCATGTCACTTTCAAGAGGTGGATACGCCTACCATAGTTGGATACTTTCAC GCTCTAAATGTGATTGGATTTTTCTGGTGTATTTGCTTTGTATCTGCGTTCAGCGAAATGGTGTTAGCCTTTACATTTGCTACATGGTACTGGACGCGGCAGAAGTCTCGCCTGCCATTTTTCGTTCTGACGCGCGGTGTCACAAGAACGATCTTGTACCATCTAGGCACGCTAGCATTCGGTTCATTAATTATTGCTATCTGCAAAATTATCCGAGCCTTTCTTGAATATCTCGATCACAAACTGAAACGCTATGACAATGGAGTAACACGTGCCATCTTATGCTGCTGTCGTTGTTTCTTTTGGTGTTTGGAAagctttttgaaatttttgaacaCGAACGCGTACATCATGTGTGCAATTTATGGAAAAAATTTTTGCTCTAGTGCAAAAGATGCTTTCAGTTTGCTCACGCGCAACGTGCTGCGAGTAATTGCGCTGGATAAGGTGACGGGATTCTTGTTCTTCTTATCTAAGCTATTGCTTGCTTCTGGTATGGCAGCCATAACATACACTTATTTCGATAGTGATTTGCCGAAAACACCATTGAATTTCCCGTTTGTACCagctgtgtttgtgttcatTGGAACATACATCATTGCGTCCATATTCTTCAGCGTTTACTCTGTTGCTGTAGACacgttgtttttgtgttttt TGGAAGATATCGAACGTAATGATGGCAGTGCTGAGCGCCCATTCGTCATGTCTAAAGGATTGCTCAAAATACTGGGtaaaaagcaaaagtaa
- the LOC125769142 gene encoding choline transporter-like 2 isoform X1: MGLCCGGTDRVTKHSKEDIQQAAESEPLKHDPDFKGPLSKRSCTDLPCLFLFVTFLCAWGYVAHYAVQHGDLNRLLVPIDSDGRKCGVDSEVRDEPYLVFFNITECAKIDVPISGCSTTQVCVKQCPNEDFDFETANCNPFNLDEIRTKLICKQNVKKTDLKTCQIIREYIKADRCAQTVQKSTSLANRCVSNIPEGQCALVPKRVHQQPVASDKFQLSSEQCKEKRDLENILEEKIVKLQSFLARYVNNLISVVTNDNSVHQTSQMIVEDILESWRMILVFVACSVLASLILITMLRWIAKPMVWISIIGVIAALSYGVYYSFREYQSIRANPVAAHVNVSPNLSSLVNSWFKSDQTWLWILIALSVILIVLLLVVLVLRKRIVIAIALVKEGSKAVSASYSTVFFPLLPWILQAAVYLFALLVLLFLASIGDPVHKINGLNTSATCLCSNGYKEGDICDPVVFNENCKDTNRAYDQGRCIDAACHFQEVDTPTIVGYFHALNVIGFFWCICFVSAFSEMVLAFTFATWYWTRQKSRLPFFVLTRGVTRTILYHLGTLAFGSLIIAICKIIRAFLEYLDHKLKRYDNGVTRAILCCCRCFFWCLESFLKFLNTNAYIMCAIYGKNFCSSAKDAFSLLTRNVLRVIALDKVTGFLFFLSKLLLASGMAAITYTYFDSDLPKTPLNFPFVPAVFVFIGTYIIASIFFSVYSVAVDTLFLCFLEDIERNDGSAERPFVMSKGLLKILGKKQK, encoded by the exons ATGGGATTGTGCTGTGGTGGTACAGATCGTGTGACAAAACATTCGAAAGAAGACATTCAACAGGCGGCAGAAA GCGAACCACTTAAACATGATCCTGACTTCAAAGGACCTTTATCGAAACGATCATGTACGGATCTTccctgtttgtttttatttgtcacTTTTCTTTGTGCTTGGGGTTATGTAGCACACTATG CTGTTCAACATGGCGACCTAAATCGACTGCTTGTGCCGATTGATTCTGATGGACGAAAATGTGGTGTTGATAGCGAAGTGCGCGACGAACCAtatcttgtgttttttaaCATAACCGAGTGTGCCAAAATTGATGTGCCAATTTCCGGATGTAGTACTACACAG GTGTGTGTTAAACAATGTCCAAATGAAGATTTTGATTTCGAAACCGCCAACTGCAATCCTTTCAATCTTGACGAGATTCGCACAAAATTAATATGCAAGCAAAACGTGAAAAAGACTGACTTAAAGACATGCCAAATTATACGAGAGTACATCAAAGCCGACAGATGCGCACAGACGGTTCAAAAGAGCACCTCCT TGGCAAATCGATGCGTATCTAACATTCCTGAAGGGCAATGTGCACTCGTGCCTAAGCGAGTTCATCAACAGCCGGTTGCCAGTGACAAATTTCAACTTTCATCTGAacaatgtaaagaaaaacgcGATCTCGAAAAcattttagaagaaaaaattgttaaactaCAATCCTTTCTGGCAAGATACGTCAATAATCTCATATCCGTTGTAACAAACGACAATAGCGTGCATcag ACAAGCCAAATGATTGTGGAAGATATTTTGGAATCGTGGCGTATGATATTGGTGTTCGTGGCATGCTCTGTGCTGGCTAGTTTAATCCTCATAACGATGCTTCGATGGATAGCGAAACCAATGGTTTGGATTTCAATTATCGGTGTAATTGCAGCACTCAGCTATGGAGTGTATTACAGCTTCCGAGAATATCAAAGCATTCGTGCCAATCCTGTTGCAGCACACGTAAATGTGTCTCCAAATCTTAGCTCATTGGTAAACTCTTGGTTCAAGTCGGATCAGACCTGGCTGTGGATACTTATTGCCTTATCGGTTATACTGATTGTGCTACTCCTGGTCGTGCTGGTTCTACGGAAGAGGATTGTTATAGCAATTGCGCTTGTGAAGGAAGGTAGCAA GGCTGTTAGTGCTAGTTACTCCACcgtatttttcccccttttgccATGGATACTGCAGGCTgcagtttatttgtttgctctgCTGGTACTGTTGTTTTTGGCGTCTATTGGCGATCCTGTGCATAAAATTAATGGGCTAAATACATCAGCTACTTGCCTGTGCAGCAACGGATACAAGGAAGGAGATATTTGTGATCCTGTCGTATTCAATGAAAATTGTAAAGATACTAACAGAGCGTATGACCAAGGTCGATGCATTGATGCTGCATGTCACTTTCAAGAGGTGGATACGCCTACCATAGTTGGATACTTTCAC GCTCTAAATGTGATTGGATTTTTCTGGTGTATTTGCTTTGTATCTGCGTTCAGCGAAATGGTGTTAGCCTTTACATTTGCTACATGGTACTGGACGCGGCAGAAGTCTCGCCTGCCATTTTTCGTTCTGACGCGCGGTGTCACAAGAACGATCTTGTACCATCTAGGCACGCTAGCATTCGGTTCATTAATTATTGCTATCTGCAAAATTATCCGAGCCTTTCTTGAATATCTCGATCACAAACTGAAACGCTATGACAATGGAGTAACACGTGCCATCTTATGCTGCTGTCGTTGTTTCTTTTGGTGTTTGGAAagctttttgaaatttttgaacaCGAACGCGTACATCATGTGTGCAATTTATGGAAAAAATTTTTGCTCTAGTGCAAAAGATGCTTTCAGTTTGCTCACGCGCAACGTGCTGCGAGTAATTGCGCTGGATAAGGTGACGGGATTCTTGTTCTTCTTATCTAAGCTATTGCTTGCTTCTGGTATGGCAGCCATAACATACACTTATTTCGATAGTGATTTGCCGAAAACACCATTGAATTTCCCGTTTGTACCagctgtgtttgtgttcatTGGAACATACATCATTGCGTCCATATTCTTCAGCGTTTACTCTGTTGCTGTAGACacgttgtttttgtgttttt TGGAAGATATCGAACGTAATGATGGCAGTGCTGAGCGCCCATTCGTCATGTCTAAAGGATTGCTCAAAATACTGGGtaaaaagcaaaagtaa
- the LOC125769142 gene encoding choline transporter-like 2 isoform X3, translating into MGLCCGGTDRVTKHSKEDIQQAAESEPLKHDPDFKGPLSKRSCTDLPCLFLFVTFLCAWGYVAHYAVQHGDLNRLLVPIDSDGRKCGVDSEVRDEPYLVFFNITECAKIDVPISGCSTTQVCVKQCPNEDFDFETANCNPFNLDEIRTKLICKQNVKKTDLKTCQIIREYIKADRCAQTVQKSTSFSKRCIPDVGTITNGARNVQQSVDEAIKNLKLFIGTSQMIVEDILESWRMILVFVACSVLASLILITMLRWIAKPMVWISIIGVIAALSYGVYYSFREYQSIRANPVAAHVNVSPNLSSLVNSWFKSDQTWLWILIALSVILIVLLLVVLVLRKRIVIAIALVKEGSKAVSASYSTVFFPLLPWILQAAVYLFALLVLLFLASIGDPVHKINGLNTSATCLCSNGYKEGDICDPVVFNENCKDTNRAYDQGRCIDAACHFQEVDTPTIVGYFHALNVIGFFWCICFVSAFSEMVLAFTFATWYWTRQKSRLPFFVLTRGVTRTILYHLGTLAFGSLIIAICKIIRAFLEYLDHKLKRYDNGVTRAILCCCRCFFWCLESFLKFLNTNAYIMCAIYGKNFCSSAKDAFSLLTRNVLRVIALDKVTGFLFFLSKLLLASGMAAITYTYFDSDLPKTPLNFPFVPAVFVFIGTYIIASIFFSVYSVAVDTLFLCFLEDIERNDGSAERPFVMSKGLLKILGKKQK; encoded by the exons ATGGGATTGTGCTGTGGTGGTACAGATCGTGTGACAAAACATTCGAAAGAAGACATTCAACAGGCGGCAGAAA GCGAACCACTTAAACATGATCCTGACTTCAAAGGACCTTTATCGAAACGATCATGTACGGATCTTccctgtttgtttttatttgtcacTTTTCTTTGTGCTTGGGGTTATGTAGCACACTATG CTGTTCAACATGGCGACCTAAATCGACTGCTTGTGCCGATTGATTCTGATGGACGAAAATGTGGTGTTGATAGCGAAGTGCGCGACGAACCAtatcttgtgttttttaaCATAACCGAGTGTGCCAAAATTGATGTGCCAATTTCCGGATGTAGTACTACACAG GTGTGTGTTAAACAATGTCCAAATGAAGATTTTGATTTCGAAACCGCCAACTGCAATCCTTTCAATCTTGACGAGATTCGCACAAAATTAATATGCAAGCAAAACGTGAAAAAGACTGACTTAAAGACATGCCAAATTATACGAGAGTACATCAAAGCCGACAGATGCGCACAGACGGTTCAAAAGAGCACCTCCT TCTCGAAGCGATGCATTCCAGATGTGGGAACAATCACTAATGGGGCTCGTAATGTTCAGCAATCGGTGGACGAAgcgataaaaaatttaaaactatttatCGGG ACAAGCCAAATGATTGTGGAAGATATTTTGGAATCGTGGCGTATGATATTGGTGTTCGTGGCATGCTCTGTGCTGGCTAGTTTAATCCTCATAACGATGCTTCGATGGATAGCGAAACCAATGGTTTGGATTTCAATTATCGGTGTAATTGCAGCACTCAGCTATGGAGTGTATTACAGCTTCCGAGAATATCAAAGCATTCGTGCCAATCCTGTTGCAGCACACGTAAATGTGTCTCCAAATCTTAGCTCATTGGTAAACTCTTGGTTCAAGTCGGATCAGACCTGGCTGTGGATACTTATTGCCTTATCGGTTATACTGATTGTGCTACTCCTGGTCGTGCTGGTTCTACGGAAGAGGATTGTTATAGCAATTGCGCTTGTGAAGGAAGGTAGCAA GGCTGTTAGTGCTAGTTACTCCACcgtatttttcccccttttgccATGGATACTGCAGGCTgcagtttatttgtttgctctgCTGGTACTGTTGTTTTTGGCGTCTATTGGCGATCCTGTGCATAAAATTAATGGGCTAAATACATCAGCTACTTGCCTGTGCAGCAACGGATACAAGGAAGGAGATATTTGTGATCCTGTCGTATTCAATGAAAATTGTAAAGATACTAACAGAGCGTATGACCAAGGTCGATGCATTGATGCTGCATGTCACTTTCAAGAGGTGGATACGCCTACCATAGTTGGATACTTTCAC GCTCTAAATGTGATTGGATTTTTCTGGTGTATTTGCTTTGTATCTGCGTTCAGCGAAATGGTGTTAGCCTTTACATTTGCTACATGGTACTGGACGCGGCAGAAGTCTCGCCTGCCATTTTTCGTTCTGACGCGCGGTGTCACAAGAACGATCTTGTACCATCTAGGCACGCTAGCATTCGGTTCATTAATTATTGCTATCTGCAAAATTATCCGAGCCTTTCTTGAATATCTCGATCACAAACTGAAACGCTATGACAATGGAGTAACACGTGCCATCTTATGCTGCTGTCGTTGTTTCTTTTGGTGTTTGGAAagctttttgaaatttttgaacaCGAACGCGTACATCATGTGTGCAATTTATGGAAAAAATTTTTGCTCTAGTGCAAAAGATGCTTTCAGTTTGCTCACGCGCAACGTGCTGCGAGTAATTGCGCTGGATAAGGTGACGGGATTCTTGTTCTTCTTATCTAAGCTATTGCTTGCTTCTGGTATGGCAGCCATAACATACACTTATTTCGATAGTGATTTGCCGAAAACACCATTGAATTTCCCGTTTGTACCagctgtgtttgtgttcatTGGAACATACATCATTGCGTCCATATTCTTCAGCGTTTACTCTGTTGCTGTAGACacgttgtttttgtgttttt TGGAAGATATCGAACGTAATGATGGCAGTGCTGAGCGCCCATTCGTCATGTCTAAAGGATTGCTCAAAATACTGGGtaaaaagcaaaagtaa